TGATGCATTTCATCgacaattaaataactaactTGTAGATTTCTATCAACAATCCAGTTGACCTcgaaatcatcatcatcttcgccaaatggatttatcaaagtCTCCGCGACTTTGAGCCAGCccatgtagaaaaaaaattgtaatgttgtgaaaaatggaaaatagagatcaatatttgaaatatttgacagcttttgttttgaattagCGCTTTCAACCCACTGACGACCCATTACAGTTGTTAGAAAATACGAATAAACGGCAATAGTAACTACTTGCGTGTAAACAAGCGGCACTGAAATAGTATCATAATGAATCAAACTTCCGCAATTGCCacggaatttatttaattcatcaatAAGCGTTTTAACAGCAAAGTCATCACGAATACGTCCTTCCTTTCTTGCTCGTGTCACGATACTCGAAGCCCATACTATTGGAAGCCAGTGTTTGCTCGGCTtgggaaatttaatattcaaacttTGAAATATCGTGAGCTCATTTTCCAACAAAAGACCAGCATCGACAAAGTGATCGAGTGTTGgaaaacgttttttaactCTCGGTGATATATTTGAAAGGACTAGAGTCAGACATACGCACACATACCtgtaaaatattcaaatttaaattagtattgTCAGTACAAATTACATTGCAAACAActtgcaattattattttacgcaatttcttttcatttctAACATACCTTACAATTGTACGTCTCATAAGTCTTCCTCTCTCATCGTTACCGTGAATGGTAGCCGATACAAAGACAGCAATTGAGTCAGGCCACGGAATTGCTGTGTATTGATTCCACCATCTGGTCATGACAATACTCACATAAAAACCAAGTATAAATGACAACGGTATGAGATCACTGTATTCATTGCAATATGCAACCACTGATTCAAATTTCCTCTTTCCATCTTCATTAAGTGcgaatcgataaattattgatagcGTATAGTATATTATCAGAAAAAGCAAAAGATCTATGTAAACAAGCTTGTAAATACTAGCTCGCCATCTGTAATAAAACAAATCATTATTACAGTTAATTAGTTTCACTTGTTGTTAAATTGTAAACACGAAGACTTTAAtcgctaaaaatatatatacgcaGAAacatatgtataattttaattaatgattatgaAGGCTAAATTACTAGACAAGAATCCTAAGaaaatcattcaaaataattgtGCTATTAGATTGATTAAATtgatcagtttaaaaaaattattacatgcGAAACTGAcacaatttatatttctaagaattaaatatcaatactttacgtaagtaatttatttacctgaGCAAAAGTTTAAGAAAGCATCCTAGGCCTCTACAGGTAGCGACTTCAGCTGTGTAAGTCACTGTCATTTTGAATTGACAAAAGctttataactttaataaaatttttaaaatcaatatcgACTCTTATCTTTTTTCACAATGATTTTGTTGTAATATTGACATTTATTGTcttcatataatttaaatatcacaatatcaatttatcaataatcaataaataaaaataaattcttataattaaatatcataacaagttattaattaaaaattgatcgCTCATTGGTATGAACTTGcagaattatttttccattgacaaagtatttttttttaatggatatatatattactaccGTTGGAAGATATATCAACagccattattttttattcatatcatGCAATTACACTCAGCACGAACACGTGACTTGATATCTATCAATCAATTTACTCTGCAAGGTAACTTGAATCATCGATGCTTGCAAAATTTtcatcgatatatttttaaaacttaatattttatcatcctttgatatacatacatatataatacattttatttgtcTTGATAAATGTAGTAATActggttttattatttttatctattctcGTACCGTGTCTCGGAAAAGTAAACAAACAAGGCTGACGATAATGACAGAGTATCCTTTAAGTGTATGATTATTTCTTGTATTtgctaattatttatgataataatcacACATATAATGATCCAATAGTTGCACAATGATTCTTCTCTTGAAGAAGCTCAATTTATATCTGGCACTTTTTACTCTTTTCATCGCCCTACTTGCTACCTGTCGCCCAAGTATTCTTCGATACGACGTACAATACTAATATATATCTGTACATAttggtttaaaatttattattaaacacaCAAAACGggtatacattattatttgtcataaaTCCAAGAATTCCTTCACATGATTTATCTTGAGACAATAAATAGTCTCGTGCTAGCAAAGATCTTCAACaagttctaaaaaataaaaataaaataaaactaattaaattaaattcttaacatgaaaattacacagaaaaaaatgatttcttggtgcaaaaaattttaaattgttctaAATAAATAGAAGAAAAGATTTTcttacgataaaaaatttctggtgctaaaaaattttgttttaaattcaaaatgaaaaatataacgcgtgaagaaatcatttttttcatgagtGTGAATTTAGCAgagacaattcaaaaattaattaaaataatgaaatttaaaaaaatgcgcgtactaatttttcattgatctgaatacgcatttttatttttctaatccatataaattttatttactcaaaaattcaaaaaattcccACTTGTCAGtcacattcacactcatttttttctgcatactataaataattataatgatgcattaaaatttgtgttattaTGTCAATCGATTGCAAAAACTCTAGtaatagacaaaaaaaaataacaatgaaaaaaaaatattatagttCTAGAGcaaacttataaatttctatggcaacaaattaataaaataataaacttacttATTTGTTGTTGTTCCCAGAAAATATTTAGGCCGTAATACTGTTAAGCTATCAAGTCATtttaacaaatgaattttatctttatgactttaaataaaataacatagaCACTGTAGCAATCATTTTATATGTGATGAAAAGATAAGCGTTGTCGCTGTCGATTGACACAGAAACTTGAATTTATGTTTAATgatagttatatatttactcataTCATATCATATGATATTTTAGCGGTTGTCatgtgaaataatttaaaaaaaaaatgatacacaTGTATTTTAATACTGTGTACAGACAATTACGTAAACCAGACACACTACTTACTTTTTTCTgctatacattattattaaacacaAGGTATAACCCAAAACatgtgaaatatatatataacataagtTGATATTGTGTCAGGCCAGACAGCGTGTCAGGTGACGACGATCGCTGGCAAACTATGAGTCTCAGCCGAGGGCAGTAACGGACTGCAGAAATTTCAATTgctatgtataaatatataacatacatATGTGACTAGTAGGTATGAGATATATGTGTGTAGTGAGTGGgtaaagaaagaaagagagaggATGTCAAGTTTGTGTGGGTACGTATACTACCGCATTGCTTCTAAGAATACGTGATTGGTATTCCACAACAAAAGGCTAtgatatattttgttattattatcaatgtgTTTTATCAATCACGTGTGTTCTGCGCAGCTGATTTTTGTATCAAAGAGAAAGACCCGCGCTTTTATTTCAATGGCGCGTATTTCAAACGTTACTAAGTATCCAAGTAGgagacaactttaagatgtcattTTAAAGAAGAGACAagtttttttgtctcaaagccaagtttttttatgtaaatatgagATACAGATGTTGACCCTGGGAGTCATGGGAAATTTCAGTTCTTTTTTTCCCGCCTGAAAAAGTCATTTTGATTAGAAAATTGTTTAGGTGAGTttggattttaaaaagttgaaagaAGTTtggttgattaaataaaatgtaaataattggGTCTTTCATTTTAACttacgattattttatttatatgtgcGATTACGCGTGTTGATTACTAATGAGTCATATGAGTAATTGATACACGAGTTgatctaataaatataaccgACAAGCTtgagaatgaataaaaattggtcAATGATAATCAGTAACTATAAgctttctatttatttttttataaaatatattaatgccAATCAACTTTATTTCAAGTtatggtaattaattattttagagaTATTAATAtgatgtttaatttatttatgattgaacataaattttttgatttgcaTACCAATTTCATATTCTAAAACTTTCGACAGAACCCTGTCGATGTCTTCTGCTCTATAAGTccatttcatatttttttctcatatttcCTTTTGATTACGATCCGACATCATTTCCGTGACTCGCTTAAAGTAAAATGATAGAAAATACTGaagggaaaaaattattagagacCTGGAACTGCTCAGACCCATGGGTATGGGCATGTGCATGGGCATGTGTCTGGGTATCTGCTGTAGctaaaagattaatttttttaaagtgacgattataaaatttacaaacaattacaactaaaacaaatattcgtatatattgtcataaaaatattaactaacataaataaaaaatacaaactacttttttctttatacactatcatacatttatttattttattcaattataaatcacATTAAtcatcttatttatttttgctatattataattatattaaatatatattaatgttttacaaaaaaatagatacatacatatgtatataattaactAACAGAGATATTTTACGGTAACCGTTGATctctaatttatttctttaattacgCAGTGTacattttctaataattactatttaagcGACTTTATCAATCCCACTTTTGGCTcgaacacatatatatttctttttctacATATATTTCTCTATAGCAAGGCAGATGTGcccatttgatattttattttattattaaaattttatttattaataaaatacttggtCCCCTGCACATAACAATAGTCACAGCCAATAAATGCAATTAATTGTAGACCGCAATTACAAGGCcactttttattacttattatcattgttttattttttttaatatatatcgatcaatattaattaatcatttatgtaATATTGATGAAAGTGACATGATTGCATTTAAACAAtgagttataaatataacaatatcaataataatattaacagaaaaaacatcaaataattatattaaaaataatcatagcAATTTTCTTTCGTATAAATCTTTATCTTACTTACTATTACGTCATAAATGAAAACTTTTCATTGACATTATGTTGTCtatatgatatttaatttaatacaataacaataataataataataataatttttttttataaatagataattaaattaaaaagataaaCAGTAAAATTAGTTGGTTTTTCTCGAGcgctaaataaaatatatttaataataattttagcaccaataacttttttatttatatatcaaaataaaaaattttttttagcgctCGAGAAGTCTTAATATAAGTATAATTGGTCGATGCTTTAAAactaatagataaaaataaatatttatatataaattggtttaattattaaattagcaATGGTGttgcttaaaaattatttaactttatcctTTAAGTAAATTATGCAACGATTGTCGTCAGTGAATTGTTTATTGTTTCTGGTTGAATTTCCGATTTCGGTGTCGTATGCTGTGACGAACGTGAACAACTCGCGAATATACTGTTTCCATCTGACAGACGACTATGATTACTCTGAGTTCTCATTGTAGCAGATGTAAGCATTGTTGTAGTTGTTGTAATGTTGTGCTTCATTTTAGATTGAAGTTTTGCTCGAAGTACCATATCCGGAGCGACTGTGTTCTTCAATATTATACATACAaatctgtcaaaaaaaaagaaagagttGATAAATCTagtaattcaataattattaaagtgtTTAATTTGATCTTTACCTCGGTAAAATAGCAAGCACTGAAATAAGTATTACTGTTAGCCAAAACGTATGTCGTGTAATGGCTTTTGGCATTATCCAGTATGAACCAGGTAAACCCATTAAATTTACAAAGGCAATGTTGTATATAAGAGcaaatccgaaaaaaattcCTAGTGAACCCAAAATTGTAGCCACATGAATGATTGTCtggaatagaaaaaaaaataatcgttaaATTTCGAAgagatttagatttttaaaaaaaattacttgtaattGAAATGAATTAGAAGTTAAacgaaaatttgttgaataaattttagcctacaaaatttgaaaatgcgaAAGTCTGAGAATgaccataaaaataaataaaatattcacccAAGATTTAAATTCTAATGACGCTTGAATAAGCATAACAATTATACAAGAGGTAGTTATTGTTGTTCCGAACTCCCAGATATCTATTTCAGAATCATGGTAAGCCtgtggataaaataaaataaaaattttaatcatcaatcGTATGTAGTTGAGTATCATAATGGTGacatagaataataattttaccgCTTCCGTTACAAAGAAAATAACGATACTTTGATAAAGTGCATCGGCGGTGGTTAACCAAAATGAAtgagatttataaataagtccAAGTCTTCCTCGAGCGTAAAGTTCTggatatgataataaaatatttgccgGAGCTATTTTATCGTAAACTCCAATCGCCAAAGGCGGCAGTGAggtaaatagtaaattatataGCATCAGGTACACTTGATCAATCATCACAGCTCCAGAAAACCCGCAGTAAAACTGTAACATAAATTTACAttgatgaaaatgataatttatgattaaataaatagcatcgagtatttatttgtatagtaTACGCACTTGATACCAGAAGATGAGAAAAACAAACATCgcatttttgtaaaaaaaataaagaatcaTTCGAGCCAGCCTGTCATAACACCAGTGCCCATGTAGAAGAAGCAACCGTGCGAGCATGGGAAATCTTGCAATAGCAAAATCTGAAGCCATCACAGCTTGGGTTCCTTCTCTGCCAGAGATTCCGACACCAACATCAGCCGTCTGAATCATACTCACATCATTGGCACCGTCACCTATTGCTAATGTCCGTACAGACAATTTATCCTTAACAATTTTAACTATATAAGCTTTTTGCAGTGGCGTAGCGCGACAAGCTAATACGCTAGAACAATTTTGCGTGAGTTCCAAAAACGGAGCTGTGAGTCCTGATCTAGGgtctaaaataaatgtaagagTTTTCCCGTCGACCACGAGAGCTCGTTTTTGTTGCTGGTGCTGAAGTTCTGATCCGCCAATTGAATCGTCTTCATTAACATGAATGGTATCCAAAAACCCCCGGATCAAAGTTTCCGTCATCGTTTTAGATCTTGCGTGCAGCCTCAGTAGCTGCATCGTCGGAGAAAAAAGTCTCGCTGAGTATGCGATATTGACAGCAGTCTCTGGTTTGTCACCAGTCAATACCCACACAACTATTCCTGCATTTATAAGAGTGGCGATTGCCTCAGGTACACCTTCTTGTAGTTTATCCTCAATTCCCGTAGCTccaactaattttaaatttgactcAATAAGTGAATAACATtcccgtaattttttttcacgattttCACTTGTTGACAATTCAGCTTCAATGTATTTCTGTTTCCATGATTCAAATTCACTTTCTGTCAATGCTCGTTTACCCATTGCAAGAGTTCGTAAACCTTGTCGACCGTACGTATATAATTGTTGACGTATTTTTAAGACATTGGCTGATGATTCGTCATTATTTGTTTCAGCACCTTCAGCCAATGATGACAATATCGTTGAATCAGCTCCTTTTGTatacaatattatttcattagtaAGCGGATGACGTACAACAACAGACATACATTTTCTAGTTGAATCAAATGGTAACACCTGTAATATTTCGTAGGTAAGTGTTGATTTATTTGGCAGTGATATAACAACACTCTTGGATGTCCTATTAATCAATCTAATATTATAAGCTTTGGCAGCATGAACGAGCGCTAATTCATCGGGACTCTCGGCTTCGTAGATACGTGGCTGTAAATCAGCTTGATAACCATAGATAGCTTGGGCGTCGGTATTTGACAATGAATTATTACTGTCATATTTAACTTCTTCATCAATCGGCGAGTGCTTACGTAATAGCATTCCGGATATCGttgcaatatttaataatttacgtcGGAATATTTTATTCGGTACATTTAAAGACAATGACCTTTCAAGTCTTAATGATGATGTGGATATCGTTGTTGCTGTATTATCGTGATTAAAATCGTTAAACGAGGTAGATAGAGGCAGTGCTGATAATGGCATCATCGTTGACAGAGGAGTTTGTGGTTGCGACGATGCGAGTGTTGGCGATGGTAATGACGATGACGATGCCGGCGTATTCGATAACTCTAATCTTTTTAATCTTTTGTATCTCATTACCGACACTTCGTTGGACTCGGCGGGCTCTTCTTCGACTGTGCCATTTGAATTCATTGAATCATAATGAGGCGTAGTATTTACAACAACGGTATTGCAAATGGCGAGAAGAATTAAAAACTCTTGAAGCCGATGCCGGGTGTTTCCTATCAGTAAATCTTCTTTTAATCGCGTGCATACTGATATATTTTCATCTTCACCCTCATGGTGATAATCATACCCATCGCCGATCGTACATCGTcgaaatatcattttattttcagtaagAGTTCCTGTTTTATCTGAAAA
Above is a window of Microplitis demolitor isolate Queensland-Clemson2020A chromosome 1, iyMicDemo2.1a, whole genome shotgun sequence DNA encoding:
- the LOC103571200 gene encoding phospholipid-transporting ATPase VD, whose product is MSESRMQVEYEEVEKTEEGSLYVFPTEQGRAPTLNPTATRLPAIMTSTLSWVKDVVESEESGDLVKGRRYAPSLTLRTHARSASHAGVLASPPAACQQSMNLSGPLPNIPVTSSVTGAMRPSALKKPGHQRAFSQGQVVDIKNQSSEVTGHSRVGSRTDFILPPGHRDEPRSASIGVGGNAATKTPSFRGHARQASRSESIYTIRRSAAPPLWRRICAHCFGSCKSQEESRLRTIVPNHLVPLKTPLDQHPNGARVDNRVRTTKYTILSFLPRNLLEQFHRVANLYFIFIVLLNWVPAINAFGKEIAMIPVLFVLGVTAIKDFFEDRRRLASDRRVNNSMCRVYVSEFDRYAKVAWKDIKVGDIVHLSNNEVVPADILLLRSSDPQGFAFLDTCNLDGETNLKQRQVVRGFLNHQNSFQPSKFRSVIEIDAPTTKIYRFYGAVVHPDGSRVSVTTENLLLRECLLKNTDFVEGIVVYAGHETKAMLNNGGPRYKRSRLERKMNTDIIWCVVILLILCVIGAVGCRVWLSIISSDVASTISIPFLSIFRSSIFEGVISFGTFIIILQVMIPLSLYVTMEMAKVGQVYHIGHDVGLFDEETQQKTECRALNITEELGQIQYVFSDKTGTLTENKMIFRRCTIGDGYDYHHEGEDENISVCTRLKEDLLIGNTRHRLQEFLILLAICNTVVVNTTPHYDSMNSNGTVEEEPAESNEVSVMRYKRLKRLELSNTPASSSSLPSPTLASSQPQTPLSTMMPLSALPLSTSFNDFNHDNTATTISTSSLRLERSLSLNVPNKIFRRKLLNIATISGMLLRKHSPIDEEVKYDSNNSLSNTDAQAIYGYQADLQPRIYEAESPDELALVHAAKAYNIRLINRTSKSVVISLPNKSTLTYEILQVLPFDSTRKCMSVVVRHPLTNEIILYTKGADSTILSSLAEGAETNNDESSANVLKIRQQLYTYGRQGLRTLAMGKRALTESEFESWKQKYIEAELSTSENREKKLRECYSLIESNLKLVGATGIEDKLQEGVPEAIATLINAGIVVWVLTGDKPETAVNIAYSARLFSPTMQLLRLHARSKTMTETLIRGFLDTIHVNEDDSIGGSELQHQQQKRALVVDGKTLTFILDPRSGLTAPFLELTQNCSSVLACRATPLQKAYIVKIVKDKLSVRTLAIGDGANDVSMIQTADVGVGISGREGTQAVMASDFAIARFPMLARLLLLHGHWCYDRLARMILYFFYKNAMFVFLIFWYQFYCGFSGAVMIDQVYLMLYNLLFTSLPPLAIGVYDKIAPANILLSYPELYARGRLGLIYKSHSFWLTTADALYQSIVIFFVTEAAYHDSEIDIWEFGTTITTSCIIVMLIQASLEFKSWTIIHVATILGSLGIFFGFALIYNIAFVNLMGLPGSYWIMPKAITRHTFWLTVILISVLAILPRFVCIILKNTVAPDMVLRAKLQSKMKHNITTTTTMLTSATMRTQSNHSRLSDGNSIFASCSRSSQHTTPKSEIQPETINNSLTTIVA